Proteins encoded within one genomic window of Spirochaetota bacterium:
- a CDS encoding beta-glucosidase, whose protein sequence is MKLKFALFLVLGVFACALIAQAGEMETIPWPGGKKSAKAEKAMPVEVKKTEAVFGGTKMIPGAMKGEVFFIPEDSGSLPDFSVLKPNGTIYTKTLNVEPRSFDTGFPGISDRTEWFAIRYTGSFTAAAEGDFSFRVLSDDGSRVYIDETLVVDNDGVHPPSELTGTIKLTKGKHAIRVEFFQGPRYELALQLFVTTPGGTERIFESD, encoded by the coding sequence ATGAAATTAAAATTTGCACTGTTCCTTGTCCTGGGCGTGTTCGCGTGCGCGCTGATCGCGCAGGCGGGGGAGATGGAAACCATACCCTGGCCGGGCGGAAAGAAAAGCGCCAAGGCAGAGAAGGCGATGCCAGTCGAGGTAAAGAAGACCGAGGCGGTGTTCGGGGGCACGAAGATGATCCCGGGGGCCATGAAGGGGGAAGTATTTTTTATTCCCGAAGACAGCGGCAGCCTTCCGGATTTCAGCGTGCTGAAGCCGAACGGCACCATCTACACGAAGACCCTCAACGTTGAACCGAGAAGTTTTGATACCGGATTCCCCGGAATAAGCGACCGGACCGAGTGGTTCGCGATCAGGTACACGGGATCGTTCACGGCCGCCGCGGAAGGGGATTTCTCCTTCAGGGTGCTCTCGGACGACGGGTCGCGCGTGTATATCGACGAAACGCTCGTCGTGGATAATGACGGGGTGCATCCGCCTTCCGAACTGACCGGTACCATTAAGCTCACGAAGGGAAAGCACGCCATACGCGTTGAATTTTTCCAGGGGCCGCGCTACGAGCTCGCCTTGCAGCTTTTTGTCACGACGCCGGGCGGAACCGAGAGGATCTTCGAATCGGATTGA